The following coding sequences are from one Gossypium raimondii isolate GPD5lz chromosome 4, ASM2569854v1, whole genome shotgun sequence window:
- the LOC105780840 gene encoding probable receptor-like serine/threonine-protein kinase At5g57670, translating into MVTSNPAKILIGISLNPDDSKELLSWAIRVLARPNDDIIALHVLVGEEPKKSKLVRNDQSKLRQSKAHVISVLGEFARTCQSKQVNLEAKVGLSSSVRRGLIEEAKSISANFLLLLGSRTRSKQTSHKITSYCFEHAPEGCAVVSIGKSKRPLQNSTLNSTYAHLDETGQWSTRWSNKSDNSGEASISPVQNSIVSKQKLQKPSPRTVLDALQGESNSTEDDSSSFWDSTMSGSPPQPPKFKGQSCIKKQMSPYKFVSMVFRSPLRKRNANFSNKQKGQPLMKCFSFEEISTATNNFHLDNIVGRGGYSEVYRGDLSDGRAVAVKRLAKDNRDENKEREFLTELGTIGHVCHPNTATLVGCCVENGLYLIFNFSEKGTLASALHGKINVVLDWPVRYKIALGVARGLHYLHKCCKHRIIHRDIKASNVLLGPDYEPQITDFGLAKWLPNKWTHHAVIPIEGTFGYLAPEYFMHGIVDEKIDVFAFGVLLLEIITGRRPVDSSKKNLLLWAKPLMESGNITELADPKLEGKYDEDQMHRSVLTACYCVRQSAVWRPSMSEVLELLMTGHDSDVAKSWRMPKFTSDELDDYSMVFGYEVPTGISLEEFLC; encoded by the exons ATGGTGACTTCAAATCCTGCTAAGATACTCATTGGCATCTCATTAAACCCAGATGACAGCAAGGAACTCTTGTCATGGGCAATCAGAGTTCTAGCTCGTCCAAATGACGACATTATTGCACTACATGTTCTTG TTGGTGAGGAGCCGAAGAAGAGTAAATTGGTAAGAAACGATCAGTCAAAACTTAGGCAGTCGAAAGCTCATGTTATATCGGTGCTTGGAGAATTTGCTAGGACCTGTCAGTCTAAGCAg GTAAACTTGGAGGCAAAAGTAGGACTTAGCTCGAGTGTTAGAAGGGGACTAATTGAGGAAGCAAAGTCCATCTCAgctaattttcttcttcttcttggctCCAGAACACGATCAAAACA AACTTCACATAAAATTACCAGTTACTGTTTCGAGCATGCCCCCGAAGGTTGTGCAGTGGTTTCAATAGGGAAGTCAAAGCGGCCACTGCAAAACTCAACCTTAAATTCTACATATGCACATCTTGATG AAACTGGTCAATGGAGCACGAGATGGTCTAACAAGAGTGATAACAGTGGAGAGGCATCTATCTCCCCTGTTCAAAATTCCATTGTCTCGAAACAAAAATTGCAAAAGCCTTCACCAAGAACTGTTCTAGATGCACTTCAAGGAGAATCAAATAGCACAGAAGATGATAGCTCTAGTTTTTGGGACTCAACAATGTCTGGATCCCCTCCTCAGCCGCCAAAGTTTAAAGGGCAATCATGTATAAAGAAACAGATGTCACCTTACAAATTTGTCTCAATGGTCTTTAGGTCTCCACTAAGGAAAAGAAATGCCAATTTTTCCAATAAACAAAAAGGGCAGCCTTTGATGAAGTGCTTTAGCTTTGAGGAGATCTCAACTGCTACAAACAACTTCCATCTAG ATAATATAGTTGGTCGAGGCGGGTATTCAGAAGTTTACAGGGGTGATCTTTCGGATGGAAGAGCTGTTGCAGTGAAGAGGTTGGCCAAGGACAACAGGGATGAAAACAAAGAGAGAGAATTCCTTACTGAGTTGGGCACAATCGGACATGTTTGCCACCCCAATACTGCAACCTTAGTTGGCTGTTGCGTGGAAAATGgactttatttgattttcaacTTCTCCGAGAAAGGAACTTTGGCCTCTGCCTTGCATG GTAAAATAAATGTGGTTTTGGATTGGCCGGTGAGATACAAGATTGCCCTTGGAGTTGCTAGAGGTCTTCATTATCTGCACAAATGCTGCAAACACCGAATAATACACCGTGACATAAAAGCTTCTAATGTCCTTCTTGGACCAGATTACGAACCGCAG ATCACTGATTTTGGCCTTGCTAAATGGCTCCCTAACAAATGGACTCACCATGCTGTGATACCAATAGAAGGAACATTTGGGTACCTAGCACCAGAGTATTTCATGCATGGAATTGTGGATGAGAAAATAGATGTTTTTGCATTTGGGGTTCTTCTCCTCGAGATCATCACTGGTCGCCGGCCAGTGGATTCGTCAAAGAAAAACCTCCTCTTATGG GCAAAGCCACTTATGGAATCTGGGAACATCACTGAACTAGCTGATCCAAAACTGGAAGGTAAATATGATGAAGATCAAATGCATAGATCAGTTCTAACAGCTTGCTATTGCGTGAGGCAATCAGCAGTATGGCGTCCATCAATGAGCGAG GTGTTGGAGCTTCTAATGACTGGACATGACTCCGATGTTGCAAAGAGCTGGAGAATGCCAAAGTTTACGTCTGATGAGTTGGATGATTACTCGATGGTTTTTGGATACGAGGTTCCAACGGGCATTTCCCTAGAGGAATTCTTATGTTGA
- the LOC128040562 gene encoding uncharacterized protein LOC128040562 has translation MLIPLREYGAKPLANLSLPPNLSRWIDLLTCCWNVKTNKRSLFRKRLFRPIWFIPFRRLLYPWLALPRLQLFFSCLTLVCLGLSHTVVKGLTVVVVGQCQIYGHLGNLSERCYYWFDRWFDGPLVVTGASFSSSLREGVSLAALNPSFAYESLAYTHPSYGSVSNGHFSGTLSHLSPMAQVNQVSYLPRSNGSLYVSPAMIGPDTSLCRPVSWSHLWTGASG, from the exons ATGCTAATACCGCTCAGAGAGTATGGAGCAAAGCCACTCGCCAATTTGTCGCTGCCTCCG AACCTCTCTAGATGGATCGACTTGTTGACGTGTTGTTGGAATGTGAAAACCAATAAAAGAAGTTTGTTTCGGAAACGACTCTTCAGGCCAATATGGTTCATCCCCTTCCGTCGACTCCTCTATCCATGGCTGGCTCTCCCTCGCTTACAACTCTTTTTTTCATGCCTAACTCTCGTTTGCTTAGGTCTTTCTCACACGGTGGTCAAGGGTCTTACCGTGGTCGTAGTCGGgcaatgtcaaatttatgggcATCTTGGCAACCTTTCCGAACGTTGCTATTATTGGTTTGACCGGTGGTTTGATGGACCTCTAGTGGTGACTGGGGCATCATTTTCTTCTTCGCTCCGTGAAGGGGTTTCACTGGCTGCACTGAACCCTAGTTTTGCTTATGAGTCTTTAGCATATACTCACCCTTCTTATGGTTCTGTCTCAAATGGACATTTTTCTGGCACACTGTCTCACCTAAGCCCCATGGCCCAAGTTAATCAAGTATCGTATCTGCCAAGGTCGAATGGTTCGTTGTATGTGTCTCCCGCAATGATTGGGCCTGATACTTCCCTTTGTAGGCCTGTAAGTTGGTCACATCTCTGGACAGGAGCAAGTGGCTAA